Proteins from one Dermacentor variabilis isolate Ectoservices chromosome 1, ASM5094787v1, whole genome shotgun sequence genomic window:
- the LOC142565283 gene encoding uncharacterized protein LOC142565283, producing MAISRLEWIAAQLKYFAEQQSGFRHKRSTADSIVDVVATLEDARSSGDVTMLLLLDVQSAFDRMSHEVMEAALDCLGVTGCLRGFISAFLGSVLRPFLFNLALAGLAAALPTDSRYPVCCAIYADDVALWVGGPRRSIAAIRGSLQRALEAVISFLGGIGLSVSRTKTETLLVHPLASARQYVKQLRIANTTVPWKR from the exons ATGGCCATATCACGGCTCGAATGGATAGCCGCCCAGCTGAAGTACTTTGCAGAACAGCAATCTGGCTTCAGGCACAAGCGCTCAACGGCAGACTCCATCGTAGATGTGGTGGCCACCCTGGAGGATGCCAGGAGCAGTGGGGACGTCACCATGCTGCTGCTCCTGGACGTCCAGAGTGCCTTTGACCGAATGTCGCATGAGGTGATGGAGGCTGCACTGGACTGCCTAGGCGTCACAGGATGTCTCCGGGGCTTCATCTCTGCCTTCCTG GGATCGGTGCTGAGACCTTTCCTCTTCAACCTGGCCCTGGCAGGACTCGCAGCAGCACTACCGACTGACAGCCGCTACCCAGTCTGCTgcgctatctacgcagatgacgtggCGCTGTGGGTAGGAGGACCCAGGAGAAGCATCGCTGCCATCCGGGGCTCACTACAGAGGGCATTAGAAGCGGTCATCTCTTTCCTCGGTGGCATTGGCCTCTCCGTCTCCCGGACAAAGACAGAGACACTACTTGTACACCCGCTGGCCTCAGCACGCCAATACGTGAAGCAGCTGCGCATTGCAAACACCACCGTCCCATGGAAGCGGTAG